GCGGGCAGCACGCTGTTGACGGAGGTCAGCAGGAGGGCGCCGAGGGCCGCGCCGTAGACGCTGCCGGAGCCGCCGGTGAAGACGACGCCGCCGACCACGACCGCGCTGACGACGGTGAGTTCGTAGCCGTTGCCGGTGCCGGAGTCGACGTTGCCGAACCGGGCGAGGTACAGGGCGCCGGCGAGTCCGGCGAGTCCGCCGCAGACGATGTACGCGGTGAGGATGCGCTTGCGGACCGGGATGCCGGCGAGGCGGGCGGCCTCGGGGTTGGAGCCGAGGGCGTACAGCTCGCGGCCGCTCCCGAAGTGCTTCAGGTAGTACGCGGTGACCACGAGGACGGCCAGGGCGATGAGCGCGAGGTACGGGACGGCGGAGATGCCGCCGGAGCCGAAGTCGACGAAACCGCCGGACAGGTCGGCCGCGGTGATCTGGCGGGAGCCGACCCAGATGGAGTCGATGCCGCGGATGATGTAGAGCGTGCCCAGGGTGACGACGAGGGCGGGCACCTGGCCGAGGCTGACGAGGAGTCCGTTGACGAGTCCGCAGCCGATGCCGAGGAGCACGGCGAGGACGATCGCGACGACGCCGTTGCCGCCGCCCTGGAGGTAGGTGCCGGCCGCGAAGGCGCTGATGCCGAGGGTCGAGCCGACCGACAGGTCGACGTTGCGGGTGATCACGACGAGGGACTGGCCGGTGGCGACCAGCACGAGGATGGTCGCGTTCAGCAGGAGGTCCTTGATGCCCTGTTCGGACAGGAACTCGCTGTTGCCCATCTGGGTGACGGCGATCATCACCAGGAAGACGGCCAGGATGGCGAGTTCGCGCATCTTGAAGACGCGGTCCACCAGCCGGGTGCCGCTGGACTTGGGCACCTCGGTGGCGGGGGCGGGGGTGGGCGCGGTGACCGTCATGCGGCGGCCCTCCCGGTGGCTGCGGCCATCACGGTTTCCTCGGTGGCTTCGGAGCGTGGGATCTCGGCGGTGAGCCGGCCCTCGTGCATCACGAGCACGCGGTCGGCCATGCCGAGGATCTCGGGCAGATCGGAGGAGATCATCAGGACGGCCACCCCGTCGGCGGCCAGCTCGCTCAGCAACCGGTGGACCTCGGCCTTCGTGCCGACGTCGATGCCACGCGTCGGCTCGTCGACGATGAGCACCTTGGGGCCGGT
The window above is part of the Streptomyces sp. NBC_01428 genome. Proteins encoded here:
- a CDS encoding ABC transporter permease produces the protein MTVTAPTPAPATEVPKSSGTRLVDRVFKMRELAILAVFLVMIAVTQMGNSEFLSEQGIKDLLLNATILVLVATGQSLVVITRNVDLSVGSTLGISAFAAGTYLQGGGNGVVAIVLAVLLGIGCGLVNGLLVSLGQVPALVVTLGTLYIIRGIDSIWVGSRQITAADLSGGFVDFGSGGISAVPYLALIALAVLVVTAYYLKHFGSGRELYALGSNPEAARLAGIPVRKRILTAYIVCGGLAGLAGALYLARFGNVDSGTGNGYELTVVSAVVVGGVVFTGGSGSVYGAALGALLLTSVNSVLPALGVSSVWVLAINGILLILAIAVDRVVALRVASALKKRNARHG